The DNA segment GATGCGCCTACGGCAGGCTCGTTGGGGCGGGTCGCTCGAGCGCGATCAACGACTCTTCTATCCCCTCATGCGCCGGATGTTCGAGGACGGACGAGTATGGCTGCGGGCGTTGTGGAGCGGCGCCGAGCCGATTGCGATAATCGGTGGCTTTCCGGACCGGGCGCACGGAGTCTTCTGGTATTACTGGGGCTCGTTTAATGCCGCATACGCCACGATATCTCCAGGCAAAGCCTCATTCGGGATTGCGATCCAGCACGTAATTGAGCAAGGGTTTCAAACCTTCAGCATGACCTACGGCGACGAGGCTTATAAGGCAACTTTCGGAACGAAAGAAGGGCTGTGCGAAGACCTCGTAGTCGACCGTCCATCACTACGCTCGCGTATCGTCGGCGGCGCCGTCGCAACCGGTGTCCGGCTAAAGCGCGCCCTAGCCGGCGGCGGCATGTAATCCTCCGGAGCCACGCCTTAAGCAAAGCGACCGTAAGAGGCAGCCTGGAACCTCGACATTATCTTGTTATCTGGAGCCTCGGCGCTACAGTAATAAGTGTGACTTGGAGCTGAAGCCGCTCCTCGTTATGAAGTATTGCCCGCAAATGCCGCGGAGATTGCGCCACAGGATGCGCGTTTACACGCGCGCACTAAACTTCGGCCGACGGACAAACGTCAACTGACGGCCGCGTATGCGGCCGTTGGCGTCGCCTGCCCGCTCGTGTTTTCGTGCTCGTAAACTGAGACCGCCACCCAGCCGACAATGACCACCAGCAACACGATTATTACCGTGCCGACAATGATGTCTCGCATGCGCATTCGAGTCTCCTCCGCGCCTGCTGGGATTCCGGATCACGAGCCCTATCACCGAGTCATCGCTGCGGCAAACGGCTGAACGTACCAGGTAAAGATCGCAACCCGCAGCGATCTGCGCAGCGCTCGCATGGCGCGAAATCTCGTCGCGGCGAGGAATCGCAATGGGAGAGGAGCGCACCGATGCACGCGAAGCGCGGGCACCGCGTTCCGCTCCGGATTGACGCGATCGACGCAATATTCAGGCGTTGGCCGGCGGCCGGTTTTCCGAGGTAGTCATCAACAGGGCGGCGCAGTATGCCAGTACGAGCGATGCAAAAGTGAACTCGGGCACCGCGTGCCACAGATGCACATGCCCGCGAAGCAGACGCTCCATCCCTGCGTTGATAAAGCCGACGGTCGGGCCGCCCATGAAAAATGCTGCGAGATAGCTAGTACCCGCCGTAAACAATGTCAGCCGCGACGCCGCGCCATCCTGACAGGCCGCCGCGACGCTCACGTAAACCGGGACCAGACAGACCAGGAAGTGTTGCCACGAGATCGGCGAGAGCAGAGTGATCAGCGCAATCCATAAGGCGAAGCCGCAGGCATAGCGGTCCTCGACGAGCGCCCAGGCCGCGGCAAACGAGAGCCCGGCAAGTATCAGTTCGGTAACTAAACCTGCGCCGGCAGCCCAGGGGCGATCGCCGACGGTGTGGTCGGCGATGAAGCGCACAAACCAGCCGAGATTTAGATTGGACGGATGCCTCAACAATCCCAGCGGCTCACCCAACGTTTGCTCTCCGCCGACGACCATGCCCGCGAAACTCGCGATGGGGCCGGCCCCGAGCACGGCGGCGGTCAACGCTCCGCCGGCAATACACGTGCCGAGCATGTACGCGCACGCTCGCCAGTTGCGCCGAGCGATCAGATACCCGAGCATGCCCAGCGGGTACGCACGCAGCAGCGCCGCAATTGCCAGGATCGCGCCCGCTGCTGCATCACGCCGGCGCCGTATCGCAACCAGACCCAGGACAAAAGGAAGAGCAGGATCATCTCTCCCCGGCCGAACCAGATGCTGATCGCTATCGGCGGATACAGAACCATCAAGGCCGCCGTCGCCCATACTTCCGTCCCTCTCGGACCGAGCTCGTCGATGAGCAGGAACAGGGCGCCGCCAAGCGCCAACATATTCAACGTCTGCCATGTCCAGTAAGCCTGTTCAGTGCTCAGGAACGTCAGCGGCATGAAGAAGAGAAACCAGGCTGGCGTGTCGCCAAGATGATTGGTGCCCATGTCAATATCGCCAAGCGGACGCCCGACCTCGGTGTAAACGCTCTCGAAATCACCGTTGTACGGGTTGATCCCCCGGCGCACCGCCAGCGACGGCACGTAATAGGCACTAAAGTCGCGGTAGCCGGTGGCGGTGGAAGGCAGCTTGGCGAACAGAGATGCCGCTGCGGCGAAAGCCGCAACCCAGAGGATTAGCGCGAGATACGCAGGCCAGGATCGGGCAGAAAGGCGCTCATTCATCTCGCGGCGGCAGCCGCGCGCGCCCGCTCGCTTGCGACGCGCTCTCGTCCCTGGAAATAGTCATCTTTCGCGAAAGAGCACGGCCACTTTACGCGGCGTAAGCCGCAAACGCGAGATACCGCTCCGGGTCGAATGAAGCTCGTCAGGCGCCGAAATACGCAAGCGCCGCGCGTGCCGCAATGAACCACACCGCGAGCGTCGAGAACAGGTAGAGATAAAATCGCAGCATCACGCGGTTCAACGTGCAATGCACCGCGCTGTGCAGCGCGCGGAACACCACGAATACCCACGCCGCATCGACGTACACGCCATCCACCTGCCTCGTCACGAACAGGTAGAGCACCAGCGCGTAGAAGAGCACCGGGATCTCGAAGAGGTTCTTAAGATTGTCCGACGGATTGGATACTGCCGGCGGCGAGCGCCGCGCGAGTTCGCCGGGCACCGCCAGATCTCCGGGGCCGATTCCGCTTCGCGTGATGAAGCTGATGCGCCGCGCGTACATGTAGATCCAGACGACGAGCGTCAAGAAGATCGTCGCGAAAAACGGGCCGAAGATCCTCGTCTGATCCATATTTCCCCCTGGTGAGAGGTTGCCCGGCGCTCGCGCGAGCCATCGCCGATTGAATCCGTAGCGCCCCGCTTTGCCGAATCAATCATACAGCTTCGCCGGCGCACCAGCCGCTCGACCATGCCCACTGAAAATTGTACCCGCCAAGCCATCCGGTGACGTCGACCGCCTCGCCGATGACGTAGAGGCCGGGCACATCTCGTGCCTCCATCGTCTTCGAGGAAAGCGCCGCGGTATCGACCCCTCCGACCGTCACTTCGGCCTTCGCCCATCCCTCGGAGTCCGCCGGCGCGACCTGCCATCGTTTGAGCCTCGCGGCCACAGCGGCGAGTATGCGGTCCGGCAGGTTCGCCATCTTTACTTCACCTGGCGGGTCGCTCGCGGCCGCTTCAGCTATCGCCTGCGCAAGCCGCGCTGGTAGAATCTCGCTCAGCACGGTTTTAAGTTCCGCCCTTGGACGGCTCCGTCTGCGCTCGCGCAGAAAATTTCCGACTTCGAGTCCTGGCACGAAGTCAAGGGAGAGCGTTTCGCCCTCGCTCCAATACGACGAGATCTGAAGAATCGCGGGGCCCGAGAGTCCGCTGTGGGTGAACAGGATATTTTCGCGAAAGCTCTGCCGGCCGCACGCGACGATCGCGTCGGCCGAGACGCCGCTCAGCGACCGGCAGAGCGCGAGCATCTCGCCCGCGAACCTCAGCCCCACCAATCCCGGCCGCGGCTCGATTATTCCGAGTCCGAAGCGACGCGCGAGATCGTAGGCAAAGCCGCTCGCTCCCATCTTCGGAATCGAGAGCCCGCCGGTCGCGACTACCAGCGCCGGCGCAGCGAAGCTGCGGTGGCCGGTCTCGACGCGGAAGCGGTCGGCGCGTGCGACGCCCGTGATTCGATGGCTCGTGCGAAGATCGACCGCGGCCGCCGCGCATTCCGCGAGCAGCATCGCGAGGACCTCGCGCGCCGAACCGTCGCAGAAGAGTTGGCCGAGCGTTTTCTCGTGATAGCGGATACGATGCCGCTCGACCATCGCGATGAAGTCGCGCTCGGTATAGCGGCTAAGCGCGGATTTGCAGAAGTGCGGATTGGCGGAAAGAAAACGCTCGGACGCGATCTCGAGGTTGGTGAAGTTGCAACGTCCGCCGCCCGAGATGAGAATCTTTTTCCCGGGCTCCGCGTTATGTTCGAGCACCAGCACGCGCCGCCCGCGCCGCCCCGCGCCGATCGCGCACATCAGTCCCGCTGCGCCGGCGCCGAGCACGATGACGTCGAAGGCTTCCATCGGCTCCGCCGTCAGGCTGCGCCCTGGCGTGCCTGCGACCCGCACCGCCGCGCGGAAATTCGCTTGACAAACGCGGGTCGGCGCGATGGTATCGGGCAAAATTTTGCGCGCGGCGCCGCGCAGATCGCGGCGGCAAGGAGATGAGCTCGATGGAATTCGCAATCGCCTACCCGGCCCGTCCGGACGCCTGGAAGGACCTGGTGATAGCCGAGGACAACGGCTTCACGCACGCATGGTTTTACGATTCGCAGATGCTCTACAGCGACGTTTACGTATGCCTCGCGCTCGCCGCCGAGCATACCAAGCGCATCAAGCTCGGCACCGGCGTTGCGATTCCGTCCAACCGGATAGAGCCGGTGACGGCGCATTCGATCGCGACCATCAATCTGCTCGCGCCCGGACGCGCGATGCTGGGTATCGGCACCGGCTTTACCGGGCGCAATACGATGGGGCTCCCGCCGGTCAAGCTCGAACGGATGCGCGAGTACATCGAGATGTGCCGCAAGCTGCTCCGCGGCGAAGAGGTGATGTACCGCGAGGGCAAGCGCGAACGCGCGATCCGTTTTCTCCATCCCGACCATGGCTATATCAATCTCAAGGATCCGATTCCGATTCACGTCGCGGCCAACGGCCCCAAGGCGCTCGAACTCACCGGCGAGGTCGGCGACGGCTGGATCACCGCGCTCTCGGACCCCGACCACATCCGCGCCGACTTCAAGCTTATCGAGGCGGGCGCCGCGCGCGCCGGGCGCAAGCTTGGCAAATTCCCGGCGCTGCTGCTAACCACGGCCTGCGTGCTCAAGCCCGGCGAGTCGGCGGCCTCGCCGCGCGCGATCAAACGCGTCGGCCCATTCGCGGCGGTGTTGCTGCACGCGATGTGGGAGGCATCCGCGATCACCGCATCGGCGTCCTCGCCGTTCCAGAAGCAATGGGAGCGTTACCGCGACGAGTACGTGTCAAAGCTGAAGACGCCCCCCGATCGCCGCTACCTCGAAGTTCACGAGGGCCATCTTATCTATCTCAAGCCGGGCGAGGAGAGATACCTCGACGATGCGATCGTCCGCGGCAGCACGCTGACCGGCACGGCCGACGAGATAATCGCACGGCTGAAGGCGATGGAAGCGGCGGGGCTGAGCCAGGTCGCGATCCAGGTAGTCTATCCGCAGGGGCGCGAGATGATCGAAGAATTCAGCCGCGAGGTGATCGCGAAATACTGAGCGGCAGCGCGCCGATCGCATGAGCGCCGGACGGCTCGCGCCGTCCGGCGCCGCTGTTTTTAGCGATGCGCGGCTCGCTCACTCCGCTCGCCCGCTCAGGACTCGTACGTGGTCCGAACGATCAGATGCGCCGAGCCGCCGTCGATCGTCAGGACCGCGCCGGTCGTAAAGCTGGCGGCGTCGCTCGCAAAGTAAAGCGCCGCGCCCACAACCTCCTCGGGTTCGCCCGCGCGCTGCAGCGGGAACATCCTGCGCGCACGCCGGTTGAAATCCTCCGTGCGCGACCATCCCTTGCTGATGTCGGTGTGGAACGGCCCGCACATGATGCAGTTGACGCGCACCTTGGGCCCGTACTCTTTGGCGAACGCGACCGTCAGGATGTTGAGCCCGGCCTTGGCGGCGGCGTAGGGCGCGGTCTCCGGGTCGGGACGGATAGCGGCCGTGGACGAGATGTTGATGATCGAGCCGCCCTCGCCCGCCGCCATCCTCGAGGCAAACAGCGCCGTCAGCCGAAACGGTCCCTTGAGATTTACCCCGATTATCTTGTCGAACAACTCCTCGCTGGTCTCGACCGACGACGGCGCAAGCGGCGAGATGCCGGCGTTGTTGATGAGCACGTCGGCACGCCCCCAACGCCCGTAAACCTCGTCGGCAAGACGGTCGCAGTCCTCCCACTTGCCGACGTGCGCGGCATGCGCCGAGCCCTCGGAGCCGAGCGCGCGAATTTCCTTGACCGTCGCCTCGCAGCTTTCGAGCTTGCGGCTCGCGATCGCGACTTTAGCGCCGGCTGCTGCGAACCCGAGCGCCATGGAGTGGCCGATGCCGCGGCTGCCGCCGGTTATCACGACCACCTTGCCACTGAAATCGTATTGCACGGGACGCGTGGTCATTGCGCGGCGACCTCGAGTTCGATGCGGTCGGCAAACTTGCGGATTGCGGCCTCGCGCAGCGCCGGGATGTGGCTGGTCGGGAACAGCCCGTCGGTGCCCTTGTAGTCGCGCAGCACCTGGCGCGCGAGCGTTATCTTGTGGACCTCGGTCGGTCCGTCGGCGAGACCCATCACGAAGCTCTCCATCACCTGCTCGGCGAACGGCATCTCCGGCGTCACGCCGAGCGAGCCGTGCACCTGCAGCGCGCGCACCACGACGTCGTGGAACACCTTGGGCATCGCGGCCTTTACGGCGGCGATGTCCTTGCGCACCTTGAGATAGTCCTTGTACTTGTCGATGCGCCATGCGGTGCGCAGCACCAGCAGGCGGAACTGCTCGATGTCGATCCAGGAGTCCGCGATCTTCTCCTGCACCATCTGCTTGTCGGCAAGCAGCGAGCCCTGCGTGGTGCGCGAAAGCGCCCGCTCGCACATCTGGTCGAACGACTTGCGCACCTGCCCGATCGTGCGCATCGCGTGATGAATCCGGCCGCCGCCAAGCCGCGTCTGCGCGACCACGAAGCCGCCGCCGCGCGGCCCCAGCAGATGATCCTTGGGCACGTGGACGTCCTGGTAGCGCACGTAGGCGTGGGTGCCGTTGGCCTCCTGGCCGACGCCGACGCGGCGCACGATGCTGACGCCCGGGGCGTCGGTCGGGACGATAAAGGTCGAGAGCCGCTTGTACGGCGGCGCGTCGGGATCCGTCACGACCATCGCGACCAGGAACGAGGAATAATGCGCGTTCGAGGAGAACCATTTTTCGCCGTTGATCACCCAGTTGTCGCCGCGCAGCTCGGCGTGGGTGGTGAAGACCTTGGGGTCGGCGCCGCCCTGCGGCTCGGTCATCGAGAAACACGAGACGATCTCGTTGGCGAGCAGCGGTTCGAGGTAGCGCTTTTTCTGCTCGGGCGTGCCGTACTTGGCGAGAATCTCGCCATTGCCCGAATCCGGCGCCTGGCACCCGAAAACCGTGGGTGCAAAGCGCGAACGGCCGAGAATCTCATTCATCAGCGCGAGCTTGACCTGGCCGTAGCCCTGGCCGCCGAGCTCGGGCTCGAGATGGCAGGCCCAGAGCTTGCGTTTGCGGACCTCGGCCTGCAGCGGGCGCACCAGCTTGTTGCGGTTCGCGTCGCGGACGTCATAGGGCGACTCCAGCACGTAGTCGAGCGGCTCGACTTCCTCGCGCACGAATTTATCGATCCAGTCGAGTTCCCTCTGGAACTCGGGTTCGGTCTCAAAATCCCAGCTCATGGCGGTTCCTCCGTGGAAAAGGTCGGCGGCGCCGCATCCGTGCCTTGCGCGCCCGCGGCTGCTCGCACTGCCGATTGCGAGACTGCCTCAGCCGGTGCGGTTTCTCAAGAGCGAGTGATGGCTCCGCGCGCGGACTTTTGTTAATCCTCGTTGCGGCTGCGATAGGCCTGATAGAGCGGAGGTTCGTGATGGAATTCGGAATCGGCGTGAGCACGCATATCGGCAACTGGGACGTGATTCGCTACGTCGAAGAGCTGGGCTTCGATCGCGCGTGGGTCGGCGACTCGCAGATGATCTGGTCGGACTGCTACGCGACGATGGCGCTCGCGGCAGCCAACACCAAACGCATAAAGATCGGTACCGGAGTCGCAATCACCGGCACCCGGCTCGCTCCGGTGACCGCGCATTCGATCGCCAGCATTAACCAGATCGCGCCCGGCCGCGTGTTCCTCGGAATCGGCACCGGTCACACCGCCATGCGGGTGATGGGTCAGGATCCGATGCGCACCAGCGAATTTCGCGAATATCTGCGCGTGGTCCGCGCGCTCCTCGACGGCGAGGCCGTGAACTACGAGTATCGCGGCAAGACCCGCGAGATAAAATTTCTCCATCTCGACCGCCATTTCATCAACCTCGAGCCGCGCATCCCGATTTACGCCGCGGCCAACGGGTCCAAGGCGCTCGAGGCGACGGGCGCGTACGCCGACGGATGGATCACGGTGGGCGGACAGCCGCATGTGACCAAAGCGAAGCTTGATAAAATCGCCGCGGGCGCGGCGCGCGCCAAACGCCGGCTGCCGGCGGATTTCCACACCGCCTTCATCACCACCGGATGCGTCCTGCGCCCGGGCGAGAAGCTTACCGACGATCGCGTGATCGAGGAAACCGGATCCTGGGTGATGTGCGAGCTGCATTTCTTCTACGAGATCTGGAAAGACATGGGCGAGAAGGACGAGCTGATACCGCCGCACTTCGCCAACATCTGGGAGGACTACCTGAAGCGGGTCAGGAATTTCAGCCTCCCCGAGAACGCGCGCTTTCGTCAGATCCACGAAGGACACCTGGTTTACATGCAGCCCGAGGAGCGGCGCTTCGTGACGCCCGAGGCGATACGCGCGGGATGCCTGGTCGGAAGGCCCGAAGAGATCGCGGAGCAGATCCGCGCGAGCGAAAAGGCCGGCATGCGCGAGACCGTGCTGTGGCCTCCGATGGATCGCGAACGCAAGGTTTATCGCGATTTCGCCGAGATGGTTTTCCCGCTCGTAAAGTAGCGGCCAGCTTCGAGGACGGCACAGTGCTCAACACCCCGATTTGCGACTATTTCGGTATCGAGTATCCGATTCTGCTGGCCGGAATGGGCGGAGTGGCGATGCATCGCCTGGCCGCCGCGGTCTCCAACGCCGGCGGCCTCGGCGTGATCGGCGCGGCTGGATGCTCACCCGCGGAACTGCGCGAGGAGATCCGGCGCACGCGCGAACTCACCGAGCGGCCGTTCGCGATTGACCTGCTGGCCCCGATTCCCGACATGATGCGGCCGCACATGCCGGTGCTGATCGAGGAGAAGGTGAAAATCTTCGTCGCCGGCCTCGCCGTCCCCGCCGAATTCATCCGCACCATGCACGATCACGGGATGAAAGTGGTGGTGATGTGCGGCAAGGTCCATCACGGCGAGAAGGCCCAACAGGCCGGCGCCGACGTGGTCGTCGCGCAAGGCACCGAGGCGGGCGGTCACACGGGAGAGATCGGGATGCTGTCGCTGGTTCCGCAGATGATCCGCGCGGTGCGCCTGCCGGTGCTCGCGGCCGGCGGTATCGCGCACGGAAGCCAGGTCGCCGCCGCGCTCACGCTCGGCGCGCAGGCGGTGGTTATCGGCACGCGCTTCATCGCGACGCCGGAGGCGCAGGCGGCGCAGGTCTATCGCGACGCGATCGTTCATGCGCGCGACGACTCGACCCTCCGCACGCGCTGCTATACGGGCAAGCCCTGCCGTGTGATTCGCACCCCCTACGCGCTCGAGTGGGAGCGCGAGCCGGCGAAGATCAAACCGTTTCCGGAGCAGGTGCGGGTCTCGTATCGCAATGGCGTGATGGGCTTTTCCGGGCGCGCGGGCGAGACTGCCGACCCCGAACGCACCTTCATGCCGACCGGCCAGGGTGCAGGCCTCATCGGCAGCGTCAAGCCAGCCGCCGAGGTATTTGCCGACCTCCTGCGCGAAACCGAGGACAGCCTGCGCCGCGCGCACGCGCTGCTCGCCGGAACCTCGCTGCCGGATTGACCGCCCGCGTTACTGTCGAAGCAGCGACTTCCGCATCGCCTGATGCTTGGTTTGCGGATGGAGCCACACGCTCATAACGGCCGGACAGAACGAAGGATCGTTGATCTCGCCGTTGCTTGAGTCGTTGAGAAAAACGAGCGTGTGGTTCGCGTCGGTGCAGAATATGACCACCTGATCGCCGGCCTTGACGCTGGGGATGACCTGGTTCATCTCCGATTGCCACGCTTTGAGCTGGCGCTCGTCGCCCACTTTGAGGCTGCGCATCTCGTCGATCGCGGCCTTCACCAGGGCGCTGGAGGGAACCGTCCGCTTCGGTTCGAGATCGATCGCGTGCGGCTCGGCTGGCGACCATTGCGGGCCGGCGATCCACAACGTCGCGTCGTACATCTGGACGCCCCACCACGAATGGCGGCCTTTTCCGAACGGATGCATGTCAGGGGCTTTGGAAACCACTTGCTGCGGCAGAGGCCGCGGGTTCGACGCCTGTGCGTCTGATGCCGAAGCGGCGCAAACCAGCGTCGTGATAGCCAACGCGCCGAGCCATCGAGGATGCCCGACGCCAACGCCCGTCCGACGGTCCATCAGTCGAGCTCGGTCAGCGTCTGGCTTTGCGCTTCGCCGGCGCGGCCTTCTTGCGCGCCGCCGCCTTGACCTTCGCAGCTTTCGGCCTGGCGGTTGGCTTCAGCTTGGCGGCCGGCTTCGGCTTGGCGGCAGGCTTCGCGGCAGGAGCGGCATTGGCGGCGGTTGCGGGGTCGAAATGCATCGCGGTGAAGTAGCGCGAGGCGAATTTCCAACGCTCGCCGACCTTCACGTACTCGTCGTTGTAGTAGCCCGAACCGATCCATTGCATGTTGTGCTTTTCGCTGCGCAAGTCGAGGTAGCATCGCCCGGTCGCGCGGCCATAGTAGCCCAGTTCAACCACGTGGTTGTGGATGTATGGACGCGGCAGCAGGTCGCGCAGTCCCTCGGTGTAGGTCTTGAGCAAGGCCTCGCGTCCTTTATGGACGGTTTCGCCGTTGGGCGTTTTCACGATGAAAGATCCGTCGACGGCGAACAGATCGACGATTCCGGCGACGTCGCCGCGCCAAACGCAGTCGCAATAGCGCACCGGCAGGTCGCGGATTTCCTCGCGGTCGGCAAGTTCGGTGACTATTTCTTCGACAGTCTTCATCGCACGGAGTCCTCCCTGCACGCGGCAGCCGGCCGCTTCGAGCGCGGATCATCCCGCCGCTACAGCCTCAAGGCCGGTCTTGCAGCGCGCATCATAGCCGCTCCCGACCGATTTGCAAGAAACCTTGACCTGCGGCCTTCAGTCGCGCGGCGCTTCGAACCACAGCACGCCAAGCGGCGGCAGCGTGATCGAAATGGAATACGGCATGCCGTTGTATGGAACTTGATCTGCGGTAACGCCGCCCCCGTTGCCGAGGTTGCTGCCGCCCCAGCGCTCGGCGTCGGTGTTGAGAAACTCGCGATAGTAGCCAGAGCGCGGCACGCCGATGCGATAATCCTGGCGGGGCACCGGGGAAAAATTGCAGACGCAGATCACGCGCTGGCCGTTGGCCGGCGCGATCCGCATAAAGGCGATCATGTTGTCGTCGCCGTTGTCGGCGGCGATCCATTGGAAGCCCGCTTGGTCATGCTCGGCTTCCCACAGCGCCGGCTGCGAGCGATAGAGCCGGTTGAGCTCGCCGACCAGCGCCCGGAGCCCGCGATGCTCGCTGCCCTGGAGCACGTCCCAATCCAGGCTCGTGTCGTAGTTCCACTCCTTCCATTGGCCGAATTCGCTTCCCATGAAGAGCAGCTTCTTGCCGGGCCGCGCCCACATGTAGCCGTAGAGCGCGCGCAGGTTGGCGAACTTCTGCCAGCGATCGCCCGGCATCTTCGAGAGCATCGAGCTCTTGCCGTGCACGACCTCGTCATGCGAGAGCGGGAGGACGAAGTTTTCGTTCCACGCGTAAAGCAGACCGAAGGTGAGATCGCGATGATGATGTCGGCGATGCACGGGATCTTTCGCGAAGTACTCCAGCGTGTCGTGCATCCAGCCCATGTCCCACTTGAAGCTGAAACCGAGGCCGCCGGCGTACGTCGGCCGGCTCACGGCGGGCCATGAGGTCGATTCTTCGGCTAGCGTAATTGCGCCGGGATTGCGCGCATAGACCTGCTCGTTGAGCTGGCGCAAAAAGCCGACCGCCTGAAGGTTTTCGCGCCCGCCCTCGGGATTGGGAATCCATTCGCCTTCGCGCCGCGCGTAGTCGAGATACAGTATCGAGGCGACCGCGTCGACGCGCAGGCCGTCGGCGTGGAACTCGCGCAGCCACCACTCGGCGCTGCCGAGCAGGAAGCCGCGCACTTCGGTGCGGCCGAAGTTGA comes from the Candidatus Binataceae bacterium genome and includes:
- a CDS encoding LLM class flavin-dependent oxidoreductase is translated as MEFGIGVSTHIGNWDVIRYVEELGFDRAWVGDSQMIWSDCYATMALAAANTKRIKIGTGVAITGTRLAPVTAHSIASINQIAPGRVFLGIGTGHTAMRVMGQDPMRTSEFREYLRVVRALLDGEAVNYEYRGKTREIKFLHLDRHFINLEPRIPIYAAANGSKALEATGAYADGWITVGGQPHVTKAKLDKIAAGAARAKRRLPADFHTAFITTGCVLRPGEKLTDDRVIEETGSWVMCELHFFYEIWKDMGEKDELIPPHFANIWEDYLKRVRNFSLPENARFRQIHEGHLVYMQPEERRFVTPEAIRAGCLVGRPEEIAEQIRASEKAGMRETVLWPPMDRERKVYRDFAEMVFPLVK
- a CDS encoding SDR family oxidoreductase, translated to MTTRPVQYDFSGKVVVITGGSRGIGHSMALGFAAAGAKVAIASRKLESCEATVKEIRALGSEGSAHAAHVGKWEDCDRLADEVYGRWGRADVLINNAGISPLAPSSVETSEELFDKIIGVNLKGPFRLTALFASRMAAGEGGSIINISSTAAIRPDPETAPYAAAKAGLNILTVAFAKEYGPKVRVNCIMCGPFHTDISKGWSRTEDFNRRARRMFPLQRAGEPEEVVGAALYFASDAASFTTGAVLTIDGGSAHLIVRTTYES
- a CDS encoding glycosyltransferase 87 family protein; the encoded protein is MNERLSARSWPAYLALILWVAAFAAAASLFAKLPSTATGYRDFSAYYVPSLAVRRGINPYNGDFESVYTEVGRPLGDIDMGTNHLGDTPAWFLFFMPLTFLSTEQAYWTWQTLNMLALGGALFLLIDELGPRGTEVWATAALMVLYPPIAISIWFGRGEMILLFLLSWVWLRYGAGVMQQRARSWQLRRCCVRTRWACSGI
- a CDS encoding glycosyltransferase 87 family protein, producing the protein MGLVAIRRRRDAAAGAILAIAALLRAYPLGMLGYLIARRNWRACAYMLGTCIAGGALTAAVLGAGPIASFAGMVVGGEQTLGEPLGLLRHPSNLNLGWFVRFIADHTVGDRPWAAGAGLVTELILAGLSFAAAWALVEDRYACGFALWIALITLLSPISWQHFLVCLVPVYVSVAAACQDGAASRLTLFTAGTSYLAAFFMGGPTVGFINAGMERLLRGHVHLWHAVPEFTFASLVLAYCAALLMTTSENRPPANA
- a CDS encoding MAPEG family protein, coding for MDQTRIFGPFFATIFLTLVVWIYMYARRISFITRSGIGPGDLAVPGELARRSPPAVSNPSDNLKNLFEIPVLFYALVLYLFVTRQVDGVYVDAAWVFVVFRALHSAVHCTLNRVMLRFYLYLFSTLAVWFIAARAALAYFGA
- a CDS encoding NAD(P)/FAD-dependent oxidoreductase produces the protein MEAFDVIVLGAGAAGLMCAIGAGRRGRRVLVLEHNAEPGKKILISGGGRCNFTNLEIASERFLSANPHFCKSALSRYTERDFIAMVERHRIRYHEKTLGQLFCDGSAREVLAMLLAECAAAAVDLRTSHRITGVARADRFRVETGHRSFAAPALVVATGGLSIPKMGASGFAYDLARRFGLGIIEPRPGLVGLRFAGEMLALCRSLSGVSADAIVACGRQSFRENILFTHSGLSGPAILQISSYWSEGETLSLDFVPGLEVGNFLRERRRSRPRAELKTVLSEILPARLAQAIAEAAASDPPGEVKMANLPDRILAAVAARLKRWQVAPADSEGWAKAEVTVGGVDTAALSSKTMEARDVPGLYVIGEAVDVTGWLGGYNFQWAWSSGWCAGEAV
- a CDS encoding nitronate monooxygenase encodes the protein MLNTPICDYFGIEYPILLAGMGGVAMHRLAAAVSNAGGLGVIGAAGCSPAELREEIRRTRELTERPFAIDLLAPIPDMMRPHMPVLIEEKVKIFVAGLAVPAEFIRTMHDHGMKVVVMCGKVHHGEKAQQAGADVVVAQGTEAGGHTGEIGMLSLVPQMIRAVRLPVLAAGGIAHGSQVAAALTLGAQAVVIGTRFIATPEAQAAQVYRDAIVHARDDSTLRTRCYTGKPCRVIRTPYALEWEREPAKIKPFPEQVRVSYRNGVMGFSGRAGETADPERTFMPTGQGAGLIGSVKPAAEVFADLLRETEDSLRRAHALLAGTSLPD
- a CDS encoding GNAT family N-acetyltransferase, which translates into the protein YMRSLAWDQFRAFDVADVRLRRLIELVADTPEHIERGKVTSVPFITLPDDWEVYLREKLSARRRQDLRHAMRAVAALPSFRMADVTESSFETDFAVLMRLRQARWGGSLERDQRLFYPLMRRMFEDGRVWLRALWSGAEPIAIIGGFPDRAHGVFWYYWGSFNAAYATISPGKASFGIAIQHVIEQGFQTFSMTYGDEAYKATFGTKEGLCEDLVVDRPSLRSRIVGGAVATGVRLKRALAGGGM
- a CDS encoding LLM class flavin-dependent oxidoreductase — translated: MEFAIAYPARPDAWKDLVIAEDNGFTHAWFYDSQMLYSDVYVCLALAAEHTKRIKLGTGVAIPSNRIEPVTAHSIATINLLAPGRAMLGIGTGFTGRNTMGLPPVKLERMREYIEMCRKLLRGEEVMYREGKRERAIRFLHPDHGYINLKDPIPIHVAANGPKALELTGEVGDGWITALSDPDHIRADFKLIEAGAARAGRKLGKFPALLLTTACVLKPGESAASPRAIKRVGPFAAVLLHAMWEASAITASASSPFQKQWERYRDEYVSKLKTPPDRRYLEVHEGHLIYLKPGEERYLDDAIVRGSTLTGTADEIIARLKAMEAAGLSQVAIQVVYPQGREMIEEFSREVIAKY
- a CDS encoding acyl-CoA dehydrogenase family protein, whose translation is MSWDFETEPEFQRELDWIDKFVREEVEPLDYVLESPYDVRDANRNKLVRPLQAEVRKRKLWACHLEPELGGQGYGQVKLALMNEILGRSRFAPTVFGCQAPDSGNGEILAKYGTPEQKKRYLEPLLANEIVSCFSMTEPQGGADPKVFTTHAELRGDNWVINGEKWFSSNAHYSSFLVAMVVTDPDAPPYKRLSTFIVPTDAPGVSIVRRVGVGQEANGTHAYVRYQDVHVPKDHLLGPRGGGFVVAQTRLGGGRIHHAMRTIGQVRKSFDQMCERALSRTTQGSLLADKQMVQEKIADSWIDIEQFRLLVLRTAWRIDKYKDYLKVRKDIAAVKAAMPKVFHDVVVRALQVHGSLGVTPEMPFAEQVMESFVMGLADGPTEVHKITLARQVLRDYKGTDGLFPTSHIPALREAAIRKFADRIELEVAAQ